Proteins encoded within one genomic window of Vanrija pseudolonga chromosome 3, complete sequence:
- the STYX gene encoding Serine/threonine/tyrosine-interacting protein produces MTHVASLQPNHVPGLAVPQPPWPPAQPPSNMLLKEWKYEMRREAQEILPGLYLGPFQASTNMAKLRSMGVTHIICLRDSVEARLIFPRFPTEFQYLTLDVADSGTQNIISIFPQCRAFLDEAMNIRGGVLVHDNSGIATAPAIVIGYLMYLFGWEFETALQFVQSKRYCVSTASLLICKFENQLREYAPIAAAQRGYQQLQQQQQQTGQSSNGLQPNGVPPRKRSWDGEGDTAGGQRIRLGDDDDEADVDME; encoded by the exons aTGACCCACGTCGCGTCCCTCCAGCCCAACCACGtccccggcctcgccgtGCCGCAGCCCCCATGGCCGCCCGCGCAGCCACCGAGCAACATGCTCTTAAAGGAGTGGAA GTATGAGATGCGCCGCGAGGCCCAGGAGATCTTGCCAGGCCTGTATCTCGGCCCGTTCCAGGCGTCGACCAACATGGCCAAGCTGCGCTCCATGGGCGTGACGCACAT CATCTGTCTCCGCGACTcggtcgaggcgcgcctcaTCTTTCCCCGCTTCCCCACAGAGTTCCAGTACCTCACCCTCGACGTAGCGGACTCTGGC ACCCAAAACATCATCTCCATCTTCCCCCAGTgccgcgccttcctcgacgaggccatgaACATCCGCGGAGGCGTGCTCGTCCACGACAACA GCGGCATTGCAACAGCCCCGGCCATTGTCATCGGCTACCTCATGTACCTCTTCGGCTGGGAGTTTGAGACGGCCCTCCAGTTTGTCCAGAGCAAGCGATACTGCGTcagcacggcgagc CTGCTGATATGCAAGTTTGAGAACCAGCTGCGCGAGTACGCCCccatcgcggcggcgcagcgcgggtaccagcagctccagcaacagcagcagcaaacGGGCCAGTCATCAAATGGACTGCAGCCCAACGGAGTGCCGCCCCGCAAGCGCTCATGGGACGGCGAAGG CGACACTGCTGGCGGCCAGCGCAttcgcctcggcgacgacgacgacgaggccgacgttgACATGGAGTAG
- the A79_1377 gene encoding DNA base-flipping protein, whose product MADNVADLMAKAYDIIRVIPPGRVTSYGHIAKLAGYPNYSRHVGQALRVLPSGSDIPWQRVISAKGLISPRGDEGQGVARQKDRLEAEGVVVETLAGAGGERVDLRRYGWFPDRRPDMALDAWFEAVDAGEVAA is encoded by the exons ATGGCGGACAACGTCGCAGACCTCATGGCCAAGGCGTACGACATTATCCGCGTCATTCCTCCAGGGAGGGTGACGAGCTATG GCCATATCGCAAAGTTGGCGGGGTATCCAAACTACTCCAGGCATGTGGGGCAGGCGTTGCGCGTGCTGCCGAGCGGGTCGGACATTCCATGgcag CGCGTCATCTCCGCAAAGGGCCTCatctcgccgcgcggcgacgaaggCCAAGGCGTCGCGCGACAAAAGGACCGCCTGGAGGCCGaaggtgtcgtcgtcgagaccCTCGCTGGGGCcgggggcgagcgcgtcgacctccGCCGGTATGGCTGGTTCCCCGATCGGCGGCCGGACATGGCCCTCGACGCGTGGTTTGAGGCTGTCGATgctggcgaggtggcggcgtga
- the DAGLA gene encoding Sn1-specific diacylglycerol lipase alpha — protein sequence MTTVVSTRPATAMATADEEAAAAAAAANNLQVTLRPSAGALALAVSAETVFPAPIANLVTALATSARLSLRVTAFFIEAILETSQYGTRVSLGYTRRLLISAISSARRVYLASNAALDNDLMGYMGFSSDKSAGTTDAFLNVLDRWTNLGIYVIHHTFTLAELFAMSGFYLTANTVQGASFAAHESVTLFDSLFGSNESSRALSSIITLVRKELLEDDRFKAADRGRVASLAALTKALTAFACLQSATWGRSSQRLRFRVLYDCTITISDDESFSASAEGPTTISEEMAIEQPPAPATISGRRRRSELPAIEVSVEEEDAEMASASREATPSRTLGPTPESNTNADLELLRQLEHLVGPESADDEVFDDNTRRRTSRLKRLREDMFEITDEVSESTVVTQTFERLSTVTAPSSPRSSRFSGTGTTRGRTTSIARDDDVLIEALELDDSAMAVDEDERMTDASASTTPRTPTSGLPRSNSILPLSDIVPTVVEADETEWIEVDHLLDDGTRDETLPSAPNGVPPSSPVASIHQPDHNTEKIQLVLRTMTNKLLQRKRVVRRVQQSRMSASPSPPPSRSQRSGGTSRDETSRPDRPDVRAIQWEVPTRPAPPPPRQSTPPKERRGSSSAGAGGSGRSSPKPTASTSPKGKGRLFPRRSMLGLRDERSESSSNEAGPSRSRREGSSRSHRDGGSSAFGSVRAAFSSSKHAPPVPFPGAPDVKKEPPARVAPNSPPSARAPRVPPPSPYAPPQRLPRTTSTTTVQESLRTRANRVRTESAQMFTPSAPTVDTATNLFPHEPLIRNIHRFMRYSSAAYGQNFLRIFGLGNADFNFPTTGRHHANSWAFAQHTNIPIDSLLLSSYSESSPAFSSAKAPPLVHYIAVEHKLKAIVLTCRGTLGLSDVLVDLTCDYREIPVDGGDPNASYLVHSGMYESALQLTAKRSTVHQTLVDALNKYPNYGLVLCGHSLGGGVAGLLAISCSVKRERFIEQNAARAVPVKHPRITTPFVTSFGSGLPPGRPIHCYAYGIPAVASSDLAQYSAGLITSVVQNSDVVPTLSLGVLRDLKNIAVTLFEEGNIAEEIVSRVIGINRSKFAFQAGEPSTSTELIESVSDEQVLSDWMMSLIKTMRADMDNDKLYPPGMVYVMEYFDVFVTVDAEDRMSGEKATSSKRAQRVILRQCDSVEERFREPLFSKTMLNDHLPSHYERSTQLLYDGLGQGLL from the exons ATGACCACGGTCGTGTCGACACgaccggcgacggcgatggcgaccgccgacgaggaagcagcagcagcggcggcggcggcaaaCAACCTCCAGGTCACGCTCCGCCCCTccgctggcgcgctcgcactcgcagTCAGTGCAGAGACGGTCTTCCCGGCGCCAATTGCCAACCTTGTCACGGCGCTCGCCACCTCTGCACGGCTGAGTCTGCGCGTGACAGCCTTTTTCATCGAGGCCATCCTCGAGACGTCACAGTATGGCACGCGCGTGTCCCTGGGGTATACGCGCCGCCTGCTCATCTCGGCCATCTCGTCGGCCCGCAGAGTCTACCTCGCGTCCAatgccgccctcgacaacGACCTCATGGGCTACATGGGCTTCTCGTCGGACAAGTCGGCGGGAACCACCGACGCCTTCCTCAACGTTCTCGATCGCTGGACAAACCTGGGCATCTACGTCATTCACCACACGTTTACGCTCGCAGAACTGTTTGCCATGAGCGGCTTCTACCTCACCGCAAACACGGTGCAGGGCGCTAGCTTTGCTGCGCACGAGAGTGTCACATTGTTCGACTCGCTCTTTGGCAGCAACGAATCGTCGCGCGCATTGTCAAGTATTATCACCCTTGTGCGCAAGGAGCttctcgaggacgacagATTCAAGGCTGCGGACCGTGGCAGAGTGGCCAGCTTGGCAGCGCTCACCAAGGCGCTAACGGCGTTTGCATGTCTCCAGAGCGCCACCTGGGGCCGTTCTTCCCAGCGTTTACGCTTCAGAGT ACTGTACGACTGCACTATCACAATCAGCGATGACGAGTCCTTCTCGGCCAGTGCCGAGGGCCCGACCACCATTTCCGAGGAAATGGCGATTGAGCAGCCCCCGGCCCCCGCCACAATCTCTGGCCGACGCAGGAGGAGTGAACTCCCTGCCATCGAGGTtagcgtcgaggaggaggacgccgagatggcATCCGCGTCGCGCGAGGCCACACCGTCGCGCACGTTAGGCCCCACCCCCGAATCCAACACCAACGCCGATCTCGAGCTTCTCAGGCAGCTGGAGCATCTCGTGGGCCCCGAatcggccgacgacgaggtgttTGACGACAACACCCGACGACGCACCAGCCGTCTGAAGCGCCTCCGCGAGGACATGTTTGAGATTACAGACGAGGTGTCTGAGTCGACCGTGGTGACGCAGACGTTTGAGCGCCTCAGCACAgtgacggcgccgtcaagtccgcgctcgtcgcgattctcgggcacgggcacgacCCGCGGCCGCACTACCAGCATCgcgcgagacgacgacgtgctcatCGAGGCTCTCGAGTTGGACGACAGTGCTATGgcggtggacgaggacgagaggATGAcggacgcgtcggcgtcgacgacgccacggACGCCGACTTCGGGGCTCCCAAGGAGTAACTCGATCCTTCCCCTGTCTGACATTGTGCCGACGGTTGtggaggccgacgagaccgagtggatcgaggtcgaccacCTGCTGGACGACGGCACTCGCGACGAGACCCTCCCCAGTGCGCCCAACGGCgtgccgcccagctcgccggtCGCCAGCATCCACCAGCCCGATCACAACACGGAGAAGatccagctcgtcctccgcaCCATGACGAACAAGCTGCTTCAGCGCAAGCGCGTCGTGCGAAGAGTACAGCAGTCGCGCATGTCGGcatccccctcccctcccccgaGCCGCAGCCAGCGGAGCGGTGGCACGTCTCGTGACGAGACCAGCCGCCCCGACCGCCCCGACGTTCGTGCCATTCAGTGGGAAGTTCCCACCCGACCcgctccacctccccctAGGCAGTCTACGCCGCCAAAGGAGAGACGAGGGAGCAGTTCGGCCGGAGCGGGCGGCTCGGGGCGATCATCCCCCAAACCCACAGCATCGACATCACCAAAGGGCAAGGGACGTCTCTTCCCCCGCCGATCAATGCTTGGCCTCAGAGATGAGcgctccgagtcgtcgtcaaacGAGGCTGGACCATCTCGGTCCCGTCGCGagggctcgtcgcgctcacaTCGGGACGGCGGCTCCTCAGCTTTCGGCTCTGTTCGGGCGGCGTTCTCGTCGTCCAAACACGCCCCGCCCGTCCCCTTCCCCGGGGCGCCAgacgtcaagaaggagccTCCAGCGCGCGTGGCTCCCAACTCGCCGCCTAGCGCGCGAGCACCCCGAGTACCTCCGCCGTCACCGTACGCTCCGCCTCAGCGCCTACCTCGTACGACGAGCACTACGACTGTCCAAGAGTCGCTACGCACACGTGCCAACCGTGTCCGCACCGAGAGCGCGCAAATGTTCACCCCGTCTGCCCCAACAGTCGACACTGCGACAAACTTGTTCCCACACGAACCGCTGATCAGGAATATTCACCGGTTTATGCGCTACTCGTCTGCCGCTTACGGCCAGAACTTCTTGCGCATCTTTGGACTTGGCAACGCTGATTTCAACTTCCCCACGACTGGTCGCCACCACGCCAACAGCTGGGCCTTTGCGCAGCACACCAACATTCCCATCGACTCACTACTCCTCTCGTCGTATTCGGAATCGTCGCCCGCGTTCAGCTCGGCCAAGGCGCCACCACTGGTCCACTACATTGCTGTCGAGCACAAGCTCAAGGCGATTGTGCTGACATGTCGTGGCACCTTGGGCCTgtccgacgtgctcgtcgacctgaCGTGCGACTACCGCGAGATCCCTGTCGATGGCGGTGACCCCAACGCGTCGTACCTTGTCCACTCAGGCATGTACGAGTCGGCGCTGCAGCTCACTGCCAAGCGATCCACTGTGCACCAgacgctcgtcgacgcgctgaACAAGTACCCCAACTATGGTCTTGTTCTCTGCGGCCACTCACTCGGTGGCGGTGTCGCAGGGCTCCTGGCCATCTCGTGCAGCGTCAAGCGTGAACGCTTCATTGAGCAGAACGCTGCTCGTGCCGTACCAGTCAAGCACCCCCGCATCACGACTCCCTTCGTCACGTCGTTTGGGTCTGGCCTCCCGCCCGGTCGCCCGATCCACTGCTACGCCTACGGCATCCCGGCCGTCGCGAGCTCGGACCTGGCGCAGTACAGCGCAGGCCTCATCACGTCGGTTGTGCAAAACTCGGACGTCGTGCCAACCCTCTCGCTCGGCGTTCTCCGCGACCTCAAGAACATCGCCGTGACGCTGTTCGAGGAGGGCAACATTGCCGAGGAGATTGTGAGCCGCGTGATTGGCATCAACAGAAGCAAGTTTGCGTTCCAGGCCGGCGAgccatcgacgtcgaccgagCTGATCGAGTCGGTCAGCGACGAGCAAGTGTTAAGCGACTGGATGATGTCGCTCATCAAGACGATGCGCGCGGATATGGACAACGACAAACTGTACCCGCCGGGTATGGTCTACGTCATGGAGTACTTTGACGTGTTTGTGACGGTCGACGCGGAGGACCGCATGTCGGGAGAGAAGGCAACGTCGAGCAAGCGTGCTCAGAGAGTG ATCCTCCGCCAGTGTGACTCTGTCGAGGAGAGATTCCGCGAGCCGCTCTTCTCCAAGACGATGCTCAACGATCACCTGCCTTCGCACTATGAGCGTTCGACGCAGCTGTTGTATGACGGTCTTGGACAGGGCCTATTGTAG
- the BUD23 gene encoding 18S rRNA (guanine(1575)-N(7))-methyltransferase, which produces MSRPEEIGPPEIFYGDTEAKKYTANTRVQTIQAQMTDRALELLQLPADQSCFLLDIGCGSGLSGEILDEDGHIWVGCDISPSMLEVALEREVEGDLFLQDIGQGFGFRPGTFDGAISISVIQWLLNADASSHSPPQRLTRFFTTLHSALKNPSRAVFQFYPNSDDQVQLITSCAQKAGFGGGLVVDYPNSRKARKMYLCLMVGQQEIPKGLDGEEIADTSANAKKREEIKNERRRRRDRGIKGKKGKKDLTAKEWILKKKDLYRTRGKEGVPRDSKFTARKRRVQF; this is translated from the exons ATGTCACGACCAGAGGAGATTGGCCCGCCCGAGATC TTCTACGgcgacaccgaggccaagaagtACACTGCCAA CACCCGTGTCCAGACCATCCAGGCGCAGATGACggaccgcgcgctcgagctcctccagcTCCCGGCCGACCAGTCGTGCTTCCTCCTCGATATCGGGTGCGGGTCGGGCCTGTCGGGCGAGAtccttgacgaggacggaCATATCTGGGTCGGGTGTGACATTTCACCCAGCATGTTGG AAGTagccctcgagcgcgaggtcgagggcgacctcTTCCTCCAGGACATTGGGCAGGGCTTCGGCTTCCGCCCGGGCACGTTTGACGGCGCGATCAGCATCTCGGTCATCCAGTGGCTGCTGAATGCGGACGCGTCGAGCCACTCGCCCCCTCAGCGCCTGACGCGCTTCTTCACGACGCTTCACTCTGCGCTCAAGAACCCCTCGCGCGCAGTGTTCCAGTTCTACCCCAACTCGGACGACCAGGTGCAGCTGATCACGAGCTGCGCGCAGAAGGCAGGCTTTGGTGGTGGTCTGGTCGTCGACTACCCCAACTCGCGCAAGGCGCGCAAGATGTACCTCTGCCTCATGGTTGGCCAGCAGGAGATCCCCAAGGGcctcgatggcgaggagattgccgacACGTCCGCCAACGCTaagaagcgcgaggagaTCAAGAACGAGCGCAGGAGGCGGAGGGACAGGGGCATCAAGGGAAAGAAGGGAAAGAAGGACCTCACGGCCAAGGAGTGGATcctcaagaagaaggaccTGTACCGCACCCGCGGgaaggaggg TGTTCCCCGCGACTCCAAGTTCACGGCGAGGAAGCGTCGTGTGCAGTTCTAA
- the tra2 gene encoding Transformer-2, translating to MDFSSSTAPVSRETWAPRSPVHDGGDDRRYAERPPVPAHDVEMRDGGRDRDDRDDRDRRDDRRDDRRPPHDDRRDDRGPPRDVGRPSAPPSRPNNAPSVEANPVLGVFGLSIRTYERDLEDEFSRHGDVEKVTIVYDQRTDRSRGFGFITMRSIEDAARCIEKLNGVVLHGRAIRVDYSATTKPHAPTPGEYRGEKRPFDDRFDGRRRDDRDRRWGGGDRYDDRRGGGDRWGGDRRGGGDRYGPRDDDRRGGDRDRPYDRRDGPPRRDDDPYGGRSRRDDDRPPPERRRSPSPRRRYSASPDRRGPPAGGQGESDRF from the exons ATG GACTTTTCGTCGTCCACTGCCCCAGTCTCGAGGGAGACTTGGGCGCCTCGTTCGCCCgtccacgacggcggcgacgaccgccgctACGCCGAGCGCCCGCCCGTGCCGGCCCATGACGTCGAgatgcgcgacggcggccgtgaCCGCGATGACCGtgacgaccgcgaccgccgcgacgacaggcGCGATGACCGCCGTCCGCcccacgacgaccgccgcgatGACCGCGGCCCGCCTCGCGACGTTGGCAG gccctccgccccgccctctCGCCCCAACAATGCTCCCTCGGTCGAGGCCAACCCCGTCCTTGGTGTCTTTGGCCTCTCGATCCGCACCTACGAGCGTGACCTTGAGGACGAGTTCTCGCGCCACGGTGACGTCGAGAAGGTGACCATTGTCTACGACCAGCGT ACTGACCGCTCCCGTGGCTTTGGCTTCATCACCATGCGTAGCATTGAGGACGCTGCCCGTTGCATTGAGAAGCTCAACGGTGTCGTTCTCCACGGCCGTGCCATCCGTGTCGACTACTCGGCTACGACCAAGCCTCACGCTCCTACACCAGGAGAGTACCGTGGCGAGAAGCGTCCCTTTGACGACCGCTTtgacggccgccgtcgtgacgACCGTGACCGCCGctggggcggtggcgaccgCTATGATGaccgccgtggtggtggtgaccgCTGGGGTGGCGaccgccgtggcggcggcgaccgctACGGACCCCGTGACGACGAccgtcgtggtggtgaccGCGACAGGCCGTATGACCGTCG CGACggcccccctcgccgcgacgacgacccctACGGTGGCCGCAGCCGTcgtgacgacgaccgccctcctcccgagcgccgccgctctcccagcccccgtcgccgctaCTCTGCGTCGCCGGACCGCCGGGGCCCTCCTGCTGGTGGCCAGGGCGAGTCTGACCGCTTCTAA